One genomic region from Nocardia vinacea encodes:
- a CDS encoding aldehyde dehydrogenase family protein: MLELQRQAYLREGPPSAAVRRRRIDRLLAMVLDNLDSYVDALARDFGTRSRTGTLFAEIMGMFSTIEHTRSHIGKWMRARNPKLTARLYGIRAQVQPTPLGVVGIIGPWNFPLQLVVVPAAAAFAAGNRVMIKMSEITAHTAELTRSLAPEYFDQSELAVVTGGPDVAAAFAELPFDHLFFTGSTRVGRLVQRAAAANLVPVTLELGGKNPVVVAPNADITRAAARLARARMVNGGQVCVSPDYVFVPEDRIDAFADAVGASFRDMFPAIAADEDYTACVDQANYDRVRALIDEARARGARVEQIVPPGETLPDPSTRKIPPTVVRDIADDMRIATEEIFGPVLVLRPYSKLTDVVDHLSGGHSPLVAYWYGPGGRDFRTFVRNTRSGGVSRNDFALNMFPEDAPFGGVGASGMGAYRGKAGFDTFTHYRTVVGTDLPFVVTALAAPPFPRFIGRIIDVAVRVAHRRTRRRLGVRGSGR, translated from the coding sequence ATCCTGGAATTGCAGCGGCAGGCCTATCTGCGGGAGGGGCCGCCCTCGGCCGCGGTTCGTCGGCGCCGGATCGACCGATTGCTCGCCATGGTCCTGGATAACCTCGATTCGTATGTCGACGCGCTGGCTCGCGATTTCGGCACCCGATCCCGAACCGGGACTCTGTTCGCCGAGATCATGGGCATGTTCTCGACCATCGAGCACACCCGCTCGCATATCGGCAAGTGGATGCGTGCCCGCAATCCCAAGTTGACGGCTCGCCTGTACGGGATCCGTGCCCAGGTGCAACCCACGCCGCTCGGTGTGGTCGGCATCATCGGGCCCTGGAATTTCCCCCTCCAACTGGTCGTCGTGCCCGCCGCGGCCGCCTTCGCCGCCGGTAATCGGGTCATGATCAAGATGTCGGAGATCACCGCGCATACCGCGGAGCTCACCCGATCACTGGCGCCCGAGTATTTCGACCAGTCCGAGCTGGCGGTGGTGACCGGTGGACCCGACGTTGCCGCCGCCTTCGCCGAACTGCCGTTCGACCATCTGTTCTTCACCGGATCGACCCGCGTCGGCCGACTGGTGCAGCGGGCCGCCGCGGCGAATCTGGTCCCGGTGACCTTGGAACTCGGTGGGAAGAATCCGGTGGTCGTGGCGCCGAATGCCGATATCACCCGGGCGGCCGCCCGGCTCGCCCGCGCGCGGATGGTCAACGGTGGGCAGGTCTGCGTGAGTCCCGACTACGTTTTCGTGCCCGAGGACCGCATCGACGCCTTCGCCGACGCGGTCGGTGCGAGTTTTCGGGATATGTTCCCGGCCATCGCGGCTGACGAGGACTACACGGCCTGCGTCGACCAGGCCAACTACGACAGGGTTCGCGCCCTCATAGACGAGGCACGTGCCCGAGGAGCGCGAGTCGAACAGATCGTGCCGCCGGGCGAGACGCTGCCCGACCCGAGCACGCGGAAGATCCCGCCGACCGTCGTCCGCGACATTGCCGATGACATGCGGATCGCCACCGAGGAAATCTTCGGACCGGTTCTCGTCCTGCGGCCGTATTCGAAGCTCACCGATGTCGTCGACCACCTGAGTGGTGGGCACTCGCCGCTGGTCGCCTACTGGTACGGACCCGGCGGGCGGGACTTCCGCACCTTCGTCAGGAATACGCGCAGCGGCGGCGTCTCCCGTAACGACTTCGCGCTCAATATGTTTCCGGAGGACGCACCCTTCGGTGGGGTCGGGGCCAGCGGTATGGGGGCATATCGCGGGAAGGCGGGTTTCGACACCTTCACCCATTACCGCACCGTGGTCGGCACCGACCTCCCATTCGTCGTCACAGCGCTGGCCGCGCCGCCGTTCCCGCGGTTCATCGGCCGCATCATCGATGTCGCGGTACGCGTCGCACACCGGCGTACGCGTCGCCGTCTCGGCGTTCGCGGCTCCGGACGATGA
- a CDS encoding TetR/AcrR family transcriptional regulator, with amino-acid sequence MSEVQDKPQGREAQRLQTRQRVFDAAIAEFKNVGMADADIGTIVEAAGVARGTFYFHFPSKEHALLELEAREEARIAKELTRFLAAPHHLESALRKTIQLIVGLERRLGSLLFKELLAIHFSPTRPLDDEWREHPVIVLVVEEIQRARNQGEAEIAVDPYHSAVFFLLGLYALLTTTSGSKALRANVLDNYLVTVLRSLEPR; translated from the coding sequence ATGAGCGAAGTTCAGGACAAGCCCCAGGGCCGGGAAGCCCAGCGTCTGCAGACCCGGCAGCGGGTATTCGATGCCGCCATCGCCGAATTCAAGAACGTCGGCATGGCCGATGCCGATATCGGGACGATCGTCGAGGCGGCGGGCGTTGCGCGCGGCACCTTCTATTTCCACTTCCCCAGCAAAGAGCACGCGCTGCTGGAGCTGGAGGCACGCGAGGAAGCCCGGATCGCCAAGGAACTCACCCGGTTTCTCGCCGCACCGCACCATCTCGAATCGGCGCTGCGGAAAACGATTCAGCTGATAGTCGGTCTCGAACGCCGCCTGGGCAGCCTGCTGTTCAAAGAGCTGCTCGCGATTCACTTCTCGCCGACACGGCCACTGGACGACGAATGGCGGGAACATCCCGTGATCGTCCTGGTGGTCGAGGAGATCCAGCGCGCCCGCAATCAGGGCGAGGCCGAGATCGCCGTGGATCCCTACCACAGTGCGGTGTTCTTTCTGCTCGGGCTCTACGCCCTGCTGACTACGACCTCGGGCTCGAAGGCGTTGCGCGCCAATGTACTCGACAACTACCTGGTCACCGTCCTGCGCAGTCTGGAGCCCCGATGA
- a CDS encoding acyl-CoA dehydrogenase family protein — MDFARVEPTAEDQEFLDRARDFLAATVTEDVLRRAHESGDGFVEELHLAMGAQGWLEREVNSAADGGLTPVQRRSWDLERRRAKVPLVTWGATMMILRAVREFGSPELLEEVLPGVYRGEIRFAMGYTEPEGGSDIAACATRAVCAGADWIVNGQKMFTSGAHNCGYVFLLTNTDPDGRRHRNLTMFLVPLDLPGIDIQGLRTVDGERTNITYYQDVRVPDRYRLGEVNDGWRVLNGPLSAEHGADGADPNGLADIAIMSGFGTTMALTADRVTAVAAETGPDGRRRLDDGSIAYRLGRAHARIEAALSAPSLFGRVAIAQTMRDIAPDLMDVLGDGSALPVDDAGAVADGAAEYLYRWAPLIGIYGGTLDVFRNMIAQYILGLGRPNYSAMK, encoded by the coding sequence GTGGACTTTGCCAGGGTCGAGCCGACCGCCGAAGATCAGGAATTCCTCGACCGGGCCCGGGATTTCCTCGCGGCCACTGTGACCGAGGATGTGCTGCGCCGCGCGCACGAGTCCGGCGACGGATTCGTCGAGGAGCTGCATCTGGCGATGGGGGCGCAGGGGTGGCTCGAGCGGGAGGTGAACAGCGCGGCAGACGGGGGACTGACGCCGGTGCAGCGCCGGAGCTGGGATCTCGAGCGGCGCCGGGCCAAGGTGCCGCTGGTGACCTGGGGCGCCACCATGATGATCCTGCGGGCGGTGCGAGAGTTCGGCTCACCGGAGCTGCTCGAAGAGGTGCTGCCCGGGGTGTATCGCGGTGAGATCCGGTTCGCCATGGGCTACACCGAACCCGAGGGCGGATCCGATATCGCCGCCTGTGCGACGCGGGCGGTGTGCGCGGGTGCGGACTGGATTGTCAACGGGCAGAAGATGTTCACCTCCGGCGCGCACAACTGCGGGTACGTATTCCTGCTGACCAATACCGATCCGGATGGGCGCAGACACCGCAATCTGACCATGTTCCTGGTGCCGCTGGACTTGCCCGGCATCGACATACAGGGTCTGCGAACCGTCGACGGTGAACGCACCAATATCACCTATTACCAGGATGTTCGGGTGCCGGACCGCTACCGGCTCGGCGAGGTGAACGACGGCTGGCGGGTGCTCAACGGTCCGTTGTCGGCCGAGCACGGCGCCGACGGCGCCGATCCGAACGGGCTGGCCGATATTGCGATCATGAGCGGCTTCGGCACCACGATGGCCCTGACCGCCGACCGCGTGACGGCGGTGGCCGCCGAGACCGGGCCCGACGGGCGTCGGCGACTCGACGACGGATCGATCGCCTACCGGCTCGGCCGGGCCCATGCCCGCATCGAGGCGGCACTGAGCGCACCGAGCCTGTTCGGGCGCGTGGCCATCGCGCAGACCATGCGGGATATTGCCCCGGACCTCATGGACGTCCTCGGTGACGGGTCGGCGCTGCCGGTGGATGACGCGGGCGCGGTGGCCGACGGCGCGGCCGAATATCTCTACCGGTGGGCACCGTTGATCGGCATCTACGGCGGGACCCTGGATGTATTCCGCAATATGATCGCGCAATACATTCTCGGGCTGGGACGTCCGAACTACTCTGCGATGAAATAG
- a CDS encoding alpha/beta hydrolase, which yields MGSDAAFHPELRIARFLPRSAVGARTLGPVRKLTNLIGRTRPSGGTVETVDAHVSVRVFRPAQVRCPAPGLLFIHGGGYVIGTAAMGDSFCRRVANRLGVVAASVEYRLAPEHPFPTPLEDCYAALRWLTDQPDVDSERIALAGESAGGGLAAALALLARERAEVLPVLQVLSYPMLDDRTTERTDIDHRGLRLWSPRSNRFGWHSYLGPAASGAVPPLAAPARYENLSGVCPAWIGVGTNDLFHDENIAYAERLRRAGVPCTVHVVPGAYHGFDLIETWAPISRAFLQARLTALDDVLNGSDQAPR from the coding sequence ATGGGTTCGGATGCCGCCTTCCACCCCGAACTCCGCATCGCACGGTTCCTGCCGCGCTCGGCGGTCGGTGCGCGCACGCTCGGCCCGGTCCGCAAGCTGACGAATCTCATCGGGCGCACCCGACCGTCGGGCGGGACAGTCGAAACGGTCGACGCGCATGTCTCGGTGCGAGTGTTCCGACCGGCGCAGGTCCGATGCCCGGCACCCGGCCTGCTATTCATCCACGGGGGCGGCTACGTCATCGGCACCGCCGCAATGGGCGATAGCTTCTGCCGCCGAGTCGCCAACCGGCTGGGCGTCGTCGCGGCATCGGTGGAATACCGGCTGGCGCCCGAGCACCCTTTCCCGACACCGCTCGAGGACTGCTATGCCGCGCTGCGCTGGCTCACCGACCAGCCGGACGTCGATTCGGAACGCATCGCGCTCGCCGGGGAGAGCGCAGGCGGTGGCCTTGCCGCCGCCCTGGCACTGCTGGCCCGCGAACGCGCCGAGGTGCTCCCGGTACTGCAGGTGCTGTCCTATCCGATGCTGGACGACCGGACCACCGAGCGCACCGATATCGACCACCGTGGACTACGTCTGTGGAGCCCGCGGAGCAACCGCTTCGGATGGCACTCCTACCTGGGCCCGGCCGCGTCCGGTGCGGTGCCACCGTTGGCCGCGCCGGCCCGATACGAGAACCTGTCCGGGGTCTGCCCGGCCTGGATCGGCGTCGGCACCAACGATCTGTTCCACGACGAGAACATCGCCTATGCCGAACGCCTGCGCCGCGCCGGTGTCCCCTGCACGGTGCACGTGGTGCCCGGCGCGTACCACGGCTTCGATCTGATCGAGACCTGGGCGCCCATCTCGCGAGCCTTTCTCCAGGCGCGGCTGACGGCGCTGGACGACGTCCTGAACGGCAGTGATCAGGCTCCCCGCTGA
- a CDS encoding acyl-CoA synthetase, which yields MTRSEPSTSQFTLAAAADAAAAAIPDRELICQGDRRHTNAQIAERSKRLAAYLHAQGLGCHTERSALADHEVGQDLLGIYAHNGHEYVEAMMGAFRARVAPFNVNYRYVENELRHLLAHAGATALIYHAAFAPRLAEVLSELPTLRVLIQIADESGNELLDGAVDYETVIASTAPEPLPVQPSPDDLYVLYTGGTTGMPKGVLWRQHDIFMAACGGRDMFSGSLIGSYDEVAARAAANPGVPIMLLPPLIHGAAQWAVLTAMMTGGTVVLSSVVKHLDADEIVRAIERERVAILVVVGDAMARPLLAAIESSSADVSSLVAVASGGAVLSPSAKEQWIAAIPGLVVMDAVGSSEGGTQLNHVSASGSVSTGTFMAGADTCVVAEDFGSVLAAGHDGIGWLAQRRFTPLGYKGDAAKTAITFPVIDGARYVLPGDRARLLADGSIELLGRDSVTINSGGEKIFVEEVELAISSHPAVADVVVVGRPSERWGQEVVAIIAPAEGAEPGAEELIAHAAESIARYKLPKAVVFCPEIVRSPVGKADYRWAREQAIAAG from the coding sequence GTGACCAGATCAGAACCGTCCACGTCGCAATTCACGCTCGCGGCGGCCGCCGATGCCGCCGCGGCCGCCATCCCGGATCGGGAACTCATCTGCCAGGGCGATCGGCGCCACACGAACGCGCAGATCGCCGAGCGGTCCAAGCGGTTGGCGGCCTACCTGCACGCCCAGGGACTGGGCTGCCACACCGAACGCTCGGCACTCGCCGACCACGAGGTCGGGCAGGACCTGCTGGGGATCTACGCCCACAACGGACACGAGTACGTGGAGGCGATGATGGGCGCCTTCCGGGCGCGGGTCGCACCGTTCAACGTCAACTACCGATATGTCGAGAACGAACTGCGGCATCTGCTGGCGCATGCCGGTGCGACCGCGCTGATCTATCACGCCGCGTTCGCGCCACGGCTCGCCGAGGTGCTGTCCGAGCTGCCGACGCTGCGCGTACTGATCCAGATTGCCGACGAGTCGGGTAACGAATTGCTGGACGGCGCAGTCGATTACGAGACTGTCATCGCCTCGACCGCACCGGAACCGCTGCCCGTACAGCCATCTCCCGACGATCTCTACGTCCTCTACACCGGCGGCACCACCGGTATGCCCAAAGGTGTGTTGTGGCGCCAGCACGACATCTTCATGGCGGCCTGCGGCGGGCGGGATATGTTCAGCGGATCGCTCATCGGGTCCTATGACGAGGTCGCCGCCCGGGCGGCCGCGAATCCCGGTGTACCAATCATGCTGCTGCCCCCGCTGATCCACGGTGCGGCGCAGTGGGCCGTCCTTACCGCGATGATGACCGGGGGGACCGTCGTGCTGTCCTCGGTCGTGAAGCATCTCGATGCCGACGAGATCGTGCGCGCCATCGAGCGGGAGCGGGTCGCGATTCTGGTCGTGGTCGGTGACGCGATGGCCCGTCCGCTGCTCGCCGCGATCGAGTCGAGTTCGGCCGACGTATCGTCGCTGGTGGCTGTGGCCAGCGGCGGTGCTGTGCTGAGTCCGTCGGCCAAAGAGCAGTGGATCGCGGCGATTCCCGGTCTGGTCGTGATGGACGCCGTCGGTTCCTCGGAGGGCGGTACCCAGCTGAATCACGTCTCGGCGTCCGGATCCGTATCGACCGGCACGTTCATGGCGGGCGCGGATACCTGTGTGGTGGCCGAAGATTTCGGTTCGGTGCTGGCAGCGGGCCACGACGGTATCGGATGGCTCGCGCAGCGTCGCTTCACACCGCTCGGGTACAAGGGCGACGCCGCCAAGACCGCGATCACCTTCCCGGTCATCGACGGTGCGCGATACGTGCTGCCCGGCGATCGGGCACGGCTGCTGGCAGACGGATCCATCGAACTGCTGGGGCGTGATTCGGTCACGATCAACTCCGGCGGCGAGAAGATTTTCGTGGAGGAGGTCGAGCTGGCGATCTCGTCGCATCCGGCCGTCGCCGACGTCGTGGTGGTGGGCCGCCCGAGCGAGCGATGGGGCCAGGAGGTCGTCGCGATCATCGCCCCAGCCGAGGGGGCCGAGCCGGGTGCCGAGGAACTGATCGCCCACGCCGCGGAATCCATTGCGCGGTACAAGCTTCCGAAGGCGGTGGTGTTCTGCCCGGAGATCGTGCGCAGTCCGGTGGGCAAGGCCGACTACCGCTGGGCGCGCGAACAAGCGATCGCCGCGGGCTGA